A genomic window from Streptomyces sp. NBC_01298 includes:
- a CDS encoding FAD/NAD(P)-binding protein gives MSRGFSIGIVGGGAAAVCLIDALSRTQSEPGSLTVFEPSPHLWRGRAYQVDTETLKVNATPDDMSVRAGDLQHFENWLETRDKVIGVRTGVDRWSGSRFAPRTVYGEYLEQTAYAALGELRRQGWRVDLVGEGVTSASRAANRVLLRTGNGRARAFDYAILCVGGDSPKDVYGLGDTPGFVGDPYPIVNKLANVGEREHVAIIGSGLTAIDIILSLAAQGHQGKISLLSRRGVLPGVRQKAVPFELRHFTPHRMEELAAIHPEISLEDIATIMRAEFRDVGADLDAVVSEIIRVDLEDPVDRLRRQIEEVDSPHMGLRILQRAVPETGPDVWPMLREQDKVQLLRAHYRTIMSLCCPMPPGSAGVLLDLVEADKLEIVAGLQNITPNPEAGFDVVTAEGHDFTADRVISAVNASEGRIPTSAAPLVTSLMRSRVASRHPHGGLHIARPTSQLTTNGRPDPRLYGLGNIAAGSLFFTFGIPSLVDRSQDIVGAILQHAETVTAATQENEDVLLTV, from the coding sequence ATGTCCCGTGGATTCTCGATCGGCATCGTCGGAGGAGGCGCGGCTGCAGTCTGCTTGATCGACGCGTTGTCGCGAACACAAAGCGAACCGGGCAGCCTCACGGTCTTCGAACCGTCACCGCACCTGTGGCGGGGGCGCGCCTACCAGGTGGACACCGAGACCCTCAAGGTCAACGCGACCCCCGACGACATGTCCGTGCGCGCCGGCGACCTCCAGCACTTCGAGAACTGGCTGGAGACGCGGGACAAGGTCATCGGGGTCCGCACCGGAGTCGACCGCTGGTCGGGGAGCCGCTTCGCCCCCCGCACCGTCTACGGCGAGTACCTGGAGCAGACGGCCTACGCGGCCCTCGGCGAACTGCGCCGCCAGGGCTGGCGGGTCGACCTCGTCGGCGAGGGGGTCACCTCCGCGAGCCGCGCCGCCAACCGGGTGCTGCTGCGCACCGGCAACGGCCGGGCCCGCGCCTTCGACTACGCCATCCTGTGCGTCGGCGGCGACAGCCCCAAGGACGTCTACGGTCTGGGCGACACCCCCGGCTTCGTCGGGGACCCGTACCCGATCGTCAACAAGCTGGCGAACGTCGGCGAGCGGGAGCACGTCGCGATCATCGGCAGCGGCCTGACCGCCATCGACATCATCCTGTCGCTGGCCGCCCAGGGGCACCAGGGCAAGATCAGCCTGCTGTCCCGGCGAGGCGTCCTGCCCGGCGTACGGCAGAAGGCGGTCCCCTTCGAGCTGCGGCACTTCACCCCGCACCGGATGGAGGAGCTGGCCGCGATCCACCCCGAGATCTCCCTCGAGGACATCGCCACCATCATGCGGGCCGAGTTCCGCGACGTGGGCGCCGACCTCGACGCCGTCGTCTCGGAGATCATCCGGGTTGACCTGGAGGACCCGGTCGACCGGCTGCGCCGGCAGATCGAAGAGGTCGACTCCCCCCACATGGGCCTGCGCATCCTCCAGCGCGCGGTTCCCGAGACCGGCCCCGACGTCTGGCCGATGCTGCGCGAGCAGGACAAGGTCCAGCTGCTGCGCGCCCACTACCGCACGATCATGAGCCTGTGCTGCCCGATGCCGCCCGGCAGCGCCGGAGTCCTCCTCGACCTCGTCGAGGCGGACAAGCTGGAGATCGTCGCCGGCCTGCAGAACATCACCCCGAACCCCGAGGCCGGCTTCGACGTCGTCACCGCCGAGGGACACGACTTCACGGCCGACCGCGTCATCAGCGCGGTCAACGCCTCCGAGGGGCGCATCCCCACCAGCGCCGCGCCCCTGGTCACCTCGCTCATGCGCAGCCGCGTCGCCAGCCGGCACCCCCACGGCGGCCTGCACATAGCGCGTCCGACCAGCCAGCTGACCACCAACGGCCGGCCCGACCCGCGCCTGTACGGGCTCGGCAACATCGCCGCCGGCTCGCTCTTCTTCACCTTCGGGATCCCCTCCCTGGTCGACCGCAGCCAGGACATCGTCGGCGCGATCCTGCAGCACGCCGAGACCGTCACGGCCGCCACCCAGGAGAACGAGGACGTCCTGCTCACGGTCTAG
- a CDS encoding flavin reductase family protein: MNHDLRDVMRSFATGVCVVSTYTDKDGARTHNAITVNSLTSVSLEPPLVSLSFRHDSEFFAELLRTGVVGISILGAEGESTARAFARRRPERDQALTEVAGAPGEATGTLLFDAAAWMECSLRDHVVAGDHVMVIGEVVAMGARETQTPLIFLQGGFHRFELEQV; encoded by the coding sequence ATGAACCACGACCTGCGCGATGTGATGCGTTCCTTCGCCACCGGGGTGTGCGTCGTCAGCACCTACACCGACAAGGACGGCGCGCGCACCCACAACGCGATCACCGTCAACTCGCTCACCTCCGTTTCCCTGGAACCGCCGCTGGTGTCCCTGAGCTTCCGTCACGACTCGGAGTTCTTCGCCGAGCTGCTGCGCACCGGGGTCGTGGGGATCTCGATCCTCGGCGCCGAGGGCGAGTCGACGGCCCGCGCGTTCGCGCGCCGGCGGCCCGAGCGCGACCAGGCGCTGACCGAGGTGGCCGGGGCTCCGGGCGAGGCCACCGGGACGCTCCTGTTCGACGCGGCTGCCTGGATGGAGTGCAGCCTGCGCGACCACGTGGTGGCCGGCGACCACGTGATGGTCATCGGCGAAGTCGTCGCCATGGGTGCCCGCGAGACCCAGACCCCCCTGATCTTCCTTCAGGGCGGATTCCACAGATTCGAACTGGAACAGGTGTGA
- a CDS encoding 4-hydroxyphenylacetate 3-hydroxylase family protein: MGQVPIVDQSAGEAPNDLMTGDSYLESLRDGRQVFVDGELVKDVTTHPAFAMAARSTAHLYDALHHPDTKDLMTTVDRYTGYRVHRFFTPAHSGEDLIKARDAIEHWARLSYGFMNRTPDYKASFMAGLAVTHDFYEPFGDNARAWYEKYARQGLSISHAIVNPPVDRNKSAHEIRDVYLKVVEEREDGIVVEGAKLMATASALSNVAFVGQIHLANLEKGKAEDMALAFLAPLNTPGMKVVCRTSYESKATSPFDNPLSSRFDENDAVLVFDKAFIPWENVLIYRDTEKIHQYFPRSGLLSRGFFQGAIRMSVKLEFMAGVLDRGTRINGTDGFRGVQAGLGELLAWRHQTWAVTTAMALDPEAGPAGTVLPRMDYSAGYRALAPLSWERTHRFFEEHLAGALLMTPSSAKDLQHPELRPLLDRYYRGTGATAEERTKLFKLAWDAIGTEFGARHELYELNYAGGPDQVRLDTLNWSRGAGLLDNYGDLVQKALDDYDLDGWTRGRWAQDS; encoded by the coding sequence ATGGGTCAGGTCCCGATAGTGGATCAGTCGGCCGGCGAGGCTCCGAACGACCTCATGACGGGCGACTCCTACCTGGAGAGCCTGCGCGACGGTCGCCAGGTCTTCGTGGACGGCGAGCTCGTCAAGGACGTGACGACGCACCCGGCCTTCGCCATGGCCGCGCGGTCGACCGCGCACCTCTACGACGCGCTCCACCACCCGGACACCAAGGACCTGATGACGACGGTCGACCGGTACACGGGGTACCGCGTCCACCGCTTCTTCACCCCGGCGCACTCGGGCGAGGACCTCATCAAGGCCCGCGACGCCATCGAGCACTGGGCCCGCCTGAGCTACGGCTTCATGAACCGCACGCCCGACTACAAGGCGTCGTTCATGGCCGGCCTGGCCGTCACCCACGACTTCTACGAGCCCTTCGGCGACAACGCCCGCGCCTGGTACGAGAAGTACGCCCGCCAGGGCCTCTCGATCAGCCACGCGATCGTCAACCCGCCCGTCGACCGCAACAAGTCGGCGCACGAGATCCGCGACGTCTACCTCAAGGTCGTCGAGGAGCGCGAGGACGGCATCGTCGTCGAGGGCGCCAAGCTCATGGCCACCGCCTCGGCGCTGAGCAACGTCGCCTTCGTCGGCCAGATCCACCTGGCCAACCTCGAAAAGGGCAAGGCCGAGGACATGGCGCTGGCCTTCCTGGCCCCGCTGAACACCCCCGGCATGAAGGTCGTCTGCCGCACCTCCTACGAGTCCAAGGCCACCAGCCCGTTCGACAACCCGCTCTCCAGCCGGTTCGACGAGAACGACGCGGTGCTGGTCTTCGACAAGGCGTTCATCCCGTGGGAGAACGTCCTGATCTACCGGGACACCGAGAAGATCCACCAGTACTTCCCGCGCTCCGGCCTGCTCTCCCGCGGCTTCTTCCAGGGCGCGATCCGCATGTCGGTCAAGCTGGAGTTCATGGCGGGCGTCCTCGACCGGGGCACCCGCATCAACGGCACGGACGGCTTCCGCGGCGTCCAGGCCGGCCTCGGCGAACTGCTCGCCTGGCGCCACCAGACCTGGGCCGTCACCACCGCCATGGCCCTGGACCCGGAGGCCGGCCCGGCCGGCACCGTCCTGCCGCGCATGGACTACTCGGCCGGCTACCGGGCGCTCGCCCCGCTCAGCTGGGAGCGCACGCACCGCTTCTTCGAGGAGCACCTCGCGGGCGCGCTGCTGATGACCCCCTCCAGCGCCAAGGACCTCCAGCACCCCGAGCTGCGTCCGCTGCTCGACCGCTACTACCGCGGCACCGGCGCCACCGCCGAGGAGCGCACCAAGCTCTTCAAGCTGGCCTGGGACGCGATCGGCACCGAGTTCGGCGCCCGCCACGAGCTGTACGAGCTCAACTACGCCGGCGGTCCCGACCAGGTGCGCCTCGACACGCTGAACTGGTCGCGCGGCGCCGGTCTGCTCGACAACTACGGCGACCTCGTCCAGAAGGCCCTGGACGACTACGACCTCGACGGCTGGACCCGCGGCCGCTGGGCCCAGGACAGCTGA
- a CDS encoding LysR family transcriptional regulator, whose amino-acid sequence MQFQQLRSFREVAAEMSFTRAARNLHYSQPSVTAHIKNLEDYIGAELFHRAGGRVQLTEAGMRLLPHVEKIILIAEAACIDAASASHTRPAA is encoded by the coding sequence GTGCAGTTCCAGCAGTTACGCTCGTTCCGTGAAGTGGCCGCCGAGATGAGCTTCACTCGCGCCGCTCGCAACCTCCACTACTCGCAGCCCAGCGTCACCGCCCACATCAAGAACCTCGAGGACTACATCGGGGCCGAGCTGTTCCATCGCGCCGGCGGCCGGGTCCAGCTCACCGAGGCGGGCATGCGACTGCTGCCGCACGTGGAGAAGATCATTCTGATAGCCGAGGCCGCCTGTATCGACGCGGCGTCCGCCAGCCACACCCGTCCCGCGGCCTGA